The following proteins are encoded in a genomic region of Drosophila willistoni isolate 14030-0811.24 chromosome 3R, UCI_dwil_1.1, whole genome shotgun sequence:
- the LOC6649540 gene encoding uncharacterized protein LOC6649540 — MPQHLDYIILILWLSLATCQSASLEVNNDISLNSSAAATEVQQYHPISWLRNAQDMFGSPAGNVVLQVAKELLHRSAGNSQVLSLNLTNLLIIVLLKVLIFTAGLLGAGHWSSYGYGYGRSAGEAGRSEESFNLGITSGDNYLIMGFLAAQGAGRDECLYAAACECPNAAYEYAKAGRALMGAIEIFDGVPLEKPRYNDLIVLMEKAAYDGYRGMACNTSQVCDGLL, encoded by the exons ATGCCACAACATTTGGATTATATAATACTCATACTCTGGCTGTCTTTGGCCACATGCCAGTCAGCCAGTCTGGAAGTGAATAACGATATATCGCTTAACTCATCTGCCGCTGCAACAGAAGTGCAGCAATATCATCCGATTTCGTGGCTACGAAATGCCCAGGATATGTTTGGCAGTCCAGCTGGAAATGTGGTATTGCAGGTGGCCAAGGAGCTATTGCATCGTTCGGCGGGCAACAGTCAG GTGCTCAGTTTGAATTTGACCAACTTACTGATCATTGTGTTGCTAAAAGTGTTAATATTTACGGCTGGTCTATTGGGAGCAGGACATTGGAGTAGTTATGGCTATGGTTATGGTCGTTCGGCAGGCGAAGCAGGTCGCAGTGAAGAATCCTTTAATCTGGGCATAACCTCGGGTGACAATTATCTAATAATGGGCTTCCTGGCTGCCCAAGGAGCTGGACGTGATGAATGCCTCTACGCAGCAGCCTGTGAGTGTCCCAATGCAGCCTATGAATATGCCAAGGCAGGTCGAGCTCTAATGGGAGccattgaaatatttgatGG GGTTCCTTTGGAAAAGCCGCGTTATAATGATTTAATCGTTCTCATGGAGAAAGCCGCCTACGATGGCTATCGTGGCATGGCCTGTAATACTAGCCAAGTCTGTGATGGCCTTTTGTGA
- the LOC6649541 gene encoding multiple coagulation factor deficiency protein 2 homolog isoform X1 codes for MYKMCNLSNVLNFIICIASFSQTFDGTLAIKRGPHHPRGETRRVDQHLTHEEHRIDDDLKDMGIQANLEDMSEEEKIFYMFKAHDNDNNNALDGLEMIHSAMHHNYDYFKNSERDNYLQNASEELEHFIEAIDKFLLIADENNDGLLHYPEIVKAISGGKEHIDVDRNMLR; via the exons ATGTATAAAATGTGCAATTTATCGAATGTGCTCAACTTTATCATCTGCATAGCCAGTTTTAGCCAAACATTTGATGGCACTCTGGCAATTAAACGCGGTCCCCATCATCCTCGAGGCGAAACACGCAGAGTGGACCAGCATTTGACGCACGAGGAACA TCGCATAGACGATGATCTCAAGGATATGGGAATCCAGGCGAATTTAGAAGACATGAGCGAAGAGGAAAAAATATTCTACATGTTCAAG GCTCAcgataatgataataataatgccCTGGATGGACTGGAGATGATACATTCGGCCATGCATCATAATTATGATTATTTCAAGAACAGCGAACGTGATAATTATTTGCAAAATGCCAGTGAAGAGTTGGAGCATTTCATAG AGGCAATCGATAAGTTTCTTTTAATTGCTGATGAGAATAATGATGGACTGTTGCATTATCCTGAAATTGTAAAAGCCATTTCCGGTGGCAAGGAACACATCGATGTGGATAGAAATATGCTACGCTAG
- the LOC6649541 gene encoding multiple coagulation factor deficiency protein 2 homolog isoform X2: MGIQANLEDMSEEEKIFYMFKAHDNDNNNALDGLEMIHSAMHHNYDYFKNSERDNYLQNASEELEHFIEAIDKFLLIADENNDGLLHYPEIVKAISGGKEHIDVDRNMLR; this comes from the exons ATGGGAATCCAGGCGAATTTAGAAGACATGAGCGAAGAGGAAAAAATATTCTACATGTTCAAG GCTCAcgataatgataataataatgccCTGGATGGACTGGAGATGATACATTCGGCCATGCATCATAATTATGATTATTTCAAGAACAGCGAACGTGATAATTATTTGCAAAATGCCAGTGAAGAGTTGGAGCATTTCATAG AGGCAATCGATAAGTTTCTTTTAATTGCTGATGAGAATAATGATGGACTGTTGCATTATCCTGAAATTGTAAAAGCCATTTCCGGTGGCAAGGAACACATCGATGTGGATAGAAATATGCTACGCTAG
- the LOC6649542 gene encoding UPF0691 protein C9orf116 homolog: protein MCEHVCDDLETFNPEKEFQKFMKRKPVVQTAKLYENLHKREDIKCPYNFKGYGVETDTNTMYRTCNSEYGYYAPNAYTIPSRFYPLPQRFSNEVVRFGMYRNFSLNTHMDRTFY from the exons ATGTGCGAACATGTGTGCGACGATTTGGAGACCTTCAACCCGGAGAAGGAGTTTCAAAAGTTTATGAAACGCAAACCGGTGGTCCAGACGGCTAAACTCTATGAGAATCTACACAAGCGTGAGGATATTAAATGTCCCT ACAACTTCAAGGGATATGGCGTTGAGACTGATACCAATACCATGTATCGTACTTGTAATTCAGAATATGGTTACTATGCTCCCAATGCCTATACTATACCATCGCGATTCTATCCTCTGCCGCAGAGATTCTCCAATGAAGTGGTTCGCTTTGGCATGTATCGGAACTTTTCGCTCAATACCCACATGGATCGTACATTCTACTAA